The Mucilaginibacter yixingensis genome window below encodes:
- a CDS encoding GDP-L-fucose synthase, with product MEKGAKVYIAGHRGMVGSAILRKLQGEGFDNIVTRTSAELDLRNQQQVADFFAAEKPDYVFLAAAKVGGIVANNTYRAEFLYDNLQIQNNIIHNSYLNGVKKLMFLGSSCIYPKMAPQPLKEEYLLTGLLEPTNEPYAIAKIAGIKMCDAYRAQYGCNYISVMPTNLYGYNDNYHPQNSHVLPALIRRFHEAKDSAAPSVTIWGTGSPMREFLFADDLAEACYYLMQNYNEEGLVNIGTGEDITIKDLALLIKRIVGYEGELLFDATKPDGTPRKLMDVSKLHSQGWHHKIELEEGIALAYQDFLSKL from the coding sequence ATGGAAAAAGGGGCTAAGGTATATATTGCAGGACATCGGGGGATGGTAGGTTCTGCCATCCTCCGCAAACTGCAAGGTGAAGGTTTTGATAATATAGTTACCCGCACATCAGCGGAGCTTGACTTACGAAACCAACAACAGGTTGCAGATTTTTTTGCAGCAGAAAAACCTGACTATGTGTTTCTGGCTGCTGCAAAAGTGGGTGGTATTGTGGCCAACAATACCTACCGTGCAGAGTTTTTGTATGATAACCTGCAGATCCAGAATAACATCATCCATAACTCTTATTTAAATGGAGTTAAGAAGCTGATGTTTTTAGGATCAAGCTGCATTTACCCTAAAATGGCACCGCAGCCGCTTAAAGAAGAGTACCTGCTTACCGGATTGCTGGAGCCGACGAATGAGCCTTATGCTATTGCAAAAATAGCAGGTATTAAGATGTGCGATGCTTACCGGGCGCAATACGGTTGTAATTACATCTCGGTGATGCCTACTAACCTTTATGGTTATAATGATAATTACCATCCGCAAAACTCGCATGTGTTGCCGGCGCTCATCCGCCGTTTTCATGAAGCCAAGGATTCGGCCGCACCGTCGGTAACTATTTGGGGTACTGGCTCGCCGATGCGTGAGTTTCTGTTCGCCGACGATCTGGCTGAAGCCTGCTATTACCTGATGCAGAACTACAACGAAGAGGGTTTAGTAAACATTGGCACAGGCGAGGACATTACCATTAAAGATCTGGCCCTGTTAATCAAGCGTATTGTGGGTTACGAAGGTGAATTGCTGTTTGACGCTACTAAACCCGATGGTACCCCCCGCAAACTAATGGACGTTTCTAAGCTGCACAGTCAAGGCTGGCATCATAAAATAGAGCTGGAAGAAGGTATTGCACTAGCCTATCAGGATTTCCTTTCCAAGCTTTAA
- the miaA gene encoding tRNA (adenosine(37)-N6)-dimethylallyltransferase MiaA, producing MNNNTKTLIAVVGPTASGKTAVGIELAKALNTVIISADSRQFYREMAIGTAKPTPAELAQAKHYFVDSHSIHDNFNVGGFEQEGLQLLNELFKTHDVVVMVGGSGLYVKAITEGFDDLPATDPAIRERLNAELADHGISYLQEKLKAADPVYYEQVDLNNPQRIIRALEVYEATGQPFSSFRKSAQKKRDFEVLKLGVSMPREVLYNRINLRVDEMAKQGLVDEVRALLPYRHLNALQTVGYTEIFDYLDGTTDLPTAIELIKQNTRRFAKRQMTWFNRDKEVIWLAPDEFLPEVKKRYPRL from the coding sequence ATGAACAACAATACCAAAACCCTCATTGCTGTTGTTGGCCCCACGGCCAGCGGCAAAACGGCCGTTGGCATTGAGTTGGCAAAAGCGCTGAATACAGTTATTATTTCGGCCGATTCAAGGCAGTTTTATCGCGAAATGGCTATTGGAACCGCCAAGCCTACACCCGCAGAACTGGCACAGGCCAAACACTACTTTGTAGACTCGCACTCCATTCACGACAACTTCAATGTGGGTGGATTTGAACAGGAGGGCCTCCAATTATTAAATGAGCTGTTTAAAACACACGATGTAGTAGTTATGGTGGGCGGCTCCGGCCTCTACGTCAAAGCCATCACCGAAGGCTTTGATGATCTTCCCGCAACTGATCCGGCTATTCGCGAACGTCTTAATGCTGAATTAGCAGACCATGGCATAAGCTACCTACAGGAAAAATTAAAAGCAGCTGACCCTGTGTATTACGAGCAGGTTGATCTGAATAACCCCCAACGCATCATCCGCGCACTGGAAGTTTACGAGGCCACAGGGCAACCGTTCTCATCATTCCGTAAATCGGCACAGAAAAAAAGAGATTTTGAAGTATTGAAGCTGGGCGTAAGTATGCCCCGCGAAGTACTCTATAACCGCATTAACCTGCGGGTTGATGAAATGGCAAAACAAGGATTAGTGGATGAAGTGAGAGCTTTACTTCCATATCGCCACCTCAATGCGCTGCAAACCGTAGGTTATACCGAGATTTTTGATTACCTGGATGGCACAACCGATCTGCCCACCGCTATAGAACTTATTAAACAAAACACCCGCCGATTTGCCAAACGACAAATGACCTGGTTTAACCGCGATAAAGAAGTGATCTGGCTTGCGCCTGATGAATTTTTGCCAGAGGTTAAAAAGCGTTATCCTCGCCTTTAA
- the rfbD gene encoding dTDP-4-dehydrorhamnose reductase: MSKTIVLGASGQLGQCLKNICEKRGITEFIFPPEEEANILDAEALEKLFVAHQPAYAVNCAAYTAVDKAEDDVDVARKVNRDGPEIIARLCQKYGIVLVHVSTDFVFKGDEPRLLNEEDVAEPINIYGLTKLEGEQVITAATDKYYIIRTSWLYSEYGNNFVKAMLKLGAERDELGIIADQIGSPTYAIDLAGAIVDIIVSGKDAYGIYHYSNEGVTSWYDFAVGVFDISNTTVKVKPIKSTEYVTKAIRPAFSVMDKSKIKSVFNIAIPYWRESLTTCINILQTS; the protein is encoded by the coding sequence ATGAGTAAAACGATAGTTCTAGGCGCTTCCGGTCAATTAGGCCAATGTCTAAAAAATATCTGCGAAAAGCGAGGTATCACCGAATTTATTTTCCCTCCGGAAGAGGAGGCCAATATTCTTGATGCCGAAGCATTGGAGAAATTATTTGTAGCACATCAACCCGCTTATGCTGTTAACTGCGCGGCCTATACTGCAGTAGATAAAGCAGAAGACGATGTAGATGTTGCCAGAAAGGTAAATCGCGATGGTCCGGAAATTATAGCTCGGCTTTGTCAAAAATATGGCATAGTGCTGGTTCACGTATCGACAGATTTTGTGTTTAAAGGTGATGAGCCTCGTTTGCTTAATGAAGAGGATGTGGCTGAGCCCATCAATATTTATGGTCTTACTAAATTAGAGGGCGAGCAGGTAATTACCGCCGCTACTGATAAATATTATATTATACGCACCAGTTGGTTGTATTCTGAGTATGGCAACAACTTTGTTAAAGCCATGCTGAAATTGGGCGCCGAGCGTGATGAACTAGGCATTATTGCAGATCAGATAGGATCGCCAACTTATGCGATAGACCTGGCCGGTGCAATTGTTGATATCATTGTTTCTGGCAAAGATGCTTACGGTATCTATCATTACAGCAACGAAGGCGTAACTTCATGGTATGATTTTGCAGTAGGTGTTTTCGATATTTCTAATACCACTGTAAAGGTTAAGCCTATTAAAAGTACCGAATATGTAACTAAGGCAATCCGTCCCGCATTTTCGGTAATGGATAAATCAAAAATAAAATCGGTGTTTAACATCGCTATACCATACTGGCGCGAAAGCCTTACCACTTGCATTAATATATTACAAACATCATGA
- a CDS encoding DUF3467 domain-containing protein: MDQQNENQLNIELSEDMAEGVYSNLAIITHSNAEFVLDFIRVMPGIPKAKVKSRIILTPEHAKRLLAALEDNIEKFEAVNGRIKVQQEPPGFPMNFGGAMGQA, translated from the coding sequence ATGGATCAACAAAACGAAAACCAACTGAATATAGAGCTATCTGAAGATATGGCCGAAGGTGTTTACTCTAACCTGGCTATCATCACGCACTCAAATGCAGAGTTTGTGCTCGATTTTATCCGTGTGATGCCGGGTATTCCAAAAGCCAAAGTAAAATCGCGCATCATACTAACGCCAGAGCATGCAAAGCGCCTGCTGGCGGCTTTAGAAGATAACATCGAAAAATTTGAAGCTGTAAATGGGCGTATCAAAGTGCAGCAGGAGCCTCCTGGTTTTCCTATGAATTTTGGCGGCGCCATGGGACAGGCATAA
- a CDS encoding undecaprenyl-phosphate glucose phosphotransferase, protein MIYRYATFIKAINLTIDYVVVNISMILSYFVVDKSFTPWISNKNYFSVVLVFNLVWLLAANLTGLYEHVLHKDSVKTLRVVFKAYLTFVSVICFLIIVIIGTKAYFVSREFLFYSLAFFGILLGGWKFIFLVIRKNDRDILVEARKVIIVGAGRIGLDLFEYFRQNPDKGYRVMGFFDDNIDNIEGDAMYLGGTDVCIDYVISNSVNEIFCALPVADSHKIEHLMHSADKHLIRFKIIPEYYISASKSMMTVQNFEHIPVISLRPEPLESMLNRFIKRLFDIFLSLFAIIFVFSWLFPILAIIIKATSKGPVFFTQTRSGRDNKPFQCFKFRSMYVNKDSDKVQATRGDKRITPIGAFMRKTNLDEMPQFFNVLIGNMSAVGPRPHMLSHTEEYSKLIDQFMVRHFMKPGITGWAQVNGHRGETKTTDDMLKRVEADVWYLENWSFLLDLKIIFLTFWNVVKGEDNAF, encoded by the coding sequence ATGATTTACAGATATGCTACTTTTATTAAAGCTATCAATCTAACTATAGATTATGTTGTTGTAAATATCAGTATGATATTATCTTATTTCGTAGTAGATAAATCATTCACTCCCTGGATCAGCAATAAAAATTACTTCTCGGTTGTATTGGTATTTAACCTGGTATGGTTGCTTGCTGCAAACCTTACGGGTTTGTATGAACACGTACTGCATAAAGACTCGGTAAAAACCCTTAGGGTTGTTTTTAAAGCCTATCTTACGTTTGTTAGTGTTATCTGTTTTCTTATCATCGTTATTATTGGTACCAAGGCCTACTTCGTATCGCGAGAATTCTTATTTTACTCGCTGGCATTTTTTGGAATATTGCTGGGGGGCTGGAAATTTATCTTCCTGGTAATACGTAAAAACGATCGTGACATATTGGTTGAAGCCCGCAAGGTGATCATAGTGGGTGCCGGCCGTATAGGATTGGATCTGTTTGAATACTTTCGGCAGAATCCTGATAAAGGCTATCGTGTGATGGGCTTTTTTGACGATAATATAGACAACATTGAAGGCGACGCCATGTACCTGGGAGGTACCGATGTTTGTATAGATTATGTGATCAGTAACTCAGTAAACGAGATTTTCTGTGCCCTGCCGGTTGCTGACTCCCATAAAATTGAACACCTGATGCATAGCGCAGATAAGCATCTTATTCGCTTCAAAATCATTCCGGAGTATTATATATCGGCATCAAAAAGCATGATGACCGTGCAAAACTTTGAGCACATCCCCGTCATCTCATTACGTCCGGAACCGCTGGAAAGCATGCTGAACAGGTTTATTAAACGTTTGTTCGATATCTTCCTGTCACTGTTTGCTATCATCTTTGTGTTTAGTTGGTTATTCCCAATTTTGGCCATTATTATTAAAGCAACGTCAAAAGGGCCGGTGTTTTTTACTCAGACGCGTTCAGGCAGGGATAATAAGCCGTTCCAATGTTTCAAATTCCGTAGCATGTACGTGAATAAGGATTCTGACAAGGTACAGGCCACCCGTGGCGATAAACGGATCACCCCAATTGGCGCCTTTATGCGTAAAACCAATTTGGACGAGATGCCACAGTTCTTTAACGTACTGATAGGTAATATGTCTGCCGTTGGTCCGCGTCCGCACATGTTGAGCCATACCGAAGAATATTCAAAGTTGATTGATCAGTTTATGGTGCGCCACTTTATGAAGCCTGGTATTACTGGTTGGGCACAAGTAAACGGGCACCGGGGTGAAACCAAAACCACGGATGATATGCTGAAGAGGGTAGAGGCCGATGTTTGGTATCTGGAAAACTGGTCTTTCCTGCTGGATCTGAAGATTATATTCTTAACCTTCTGGAACGTGGTTAAAGGCGAGGATAACGCTTTTTAA
- a CDS encoding nucleotide sugar dehydrogenase, which produces MDKTKNDSTSFNAADCRIAVIGLGYVGLPLATAFSNKYRVLGFDIDEKRIEILQRAEDDTNEVDNEELRRAMNNYNGHGLRVSANVELLRECNVYIVTVPTPIDRFKAPDLGPLLRASEMLGKVLKKDDVVIYESTVYPGCTEDDCVPVLEKFSGLKFNVDFFCGYSPERINPGDKLHTVTSIIKVTSGSTPQTAQFVDQLYKSIITAGTHLAPSIKVAEASKAIENAQRDVNISFVNELALIFDRIGLDTTDVLEAAGTKWNFLKYKPGLVGGHCIGVDPYYLVHKAESLGYHPEVILSGRRVNDNMGIFVANKVVKLLIARNNFINGAKALILGITFKENCPDIRNSRVMDIYNELTQFGIDVDVHDPHADAAKVKHEYGIELSPRLTDIAHRYDAIILAVAHAEYQQADITKLKTSSGVIFDTKAFLPRSASDGRL; this is translated from the coding sequence ATGGATAAAACCAAGAACGATTCAACATCTTTTAACGCGGCCGATTGCCGGATTGCCGTCATTGGTCTAGGGTATGTAGGCTTACCGTTGGCAACAGCTTTTAGCAATAAGTACCGTGTATTAGGATTTGATATAGACGAAAAACGGATAGAGATATTACAGCGCGCTGAAGATGATACCAATGAGGTAGACAATGAGGAACTGCGTCGGGCTATGAACAATTATAACGGGCATGGCTTGCGGGTATCTGCAAATGTAGAATTGCTGCGTGAGTGTAATGTATATATTGTAACTGTACCTACACCAATTGATCGTTTTAAGGCGCCAGACCTGGGGCCCCTACTCAGAGCTTCTGAAATGTTGGGTAAGGTGCTGAAAAAGGACGACGTGGTGATTTATGAATCAACCGTTTACCCTGGTTGCACCGAAGATGATTGTGTGCCAGTGCTGGAGAAGTTTTCGGGACTTAAGTTTAATGTCGATTTCTTTTGTGGCTACTCGCCCGAGCGCATTAATCCAGGCGATAAATTACATACTGTTACGTCTATTATAAAGGTAACATCGGGTTCTACGCCGCAAACAGCGCAATTTGTAGACCAGCTTTATAAAAGTATCATTACTGCAGGCACTCATCTGGCGCCTAGTATCAAAGTAGCCGAAGCTTCAAAAGCTATTGAGAATGCACAGCGAGATGTCAATATATCCTTTGTAAACGAGCTGGCATTGATTTTTGACCGTATTGGCTTAGACACAACCGATGTGCTGGAAGCCGCTGGTACCAAATGGAACTTTTTGAAATATAAACCCGGACTGGTTGGTGGCCATTGCATTGGGGTAGACCCATACTACCTGGTGCACAAAGCTGAATCATTAGGCTATCATCCTGAGGTGATTCTTTCAGGACGGAGGGTGAATGATAATATGGGCATTTTTGTAGCCAATAAAGTAGTTAAGCTCCTCATCGCCCGAAATAATTTTATAAATGGCGCAAAAGCACTGATATTGGGCATCACGTTTAAAGAGAATTGCCCGGATATCAGAAACTCACGTGTAATGGATATCTATAACGAGCTGACGCAATTTGGTATTGATGTAGATGTGCATGACCCTCATGCTGATGCTGCCAAGGTTAAGCATGAATATGGTATTGAACTGTCGCCAAGACTAACAGATATAGCGCATCGTTATGATGCTATTATTTTGGCCGTCGCTCATGCCGAATATCAGCAAGCCGACATTACGAAACTGAAAACCAGTTCTGGTGTAATATTTGACACTAAAGCATTTTTGCCCCGCTCTGCATCTGATGGGCGCCTGTAA
- the rfbA gene encoding glucose-1-phosphate thymidylyltransferase RfbA: MKGIILAGGSGTRLYPITRAISKQLMPIYDKPMIYYPLSVLMLAGINEILIITTPEDNAGFKRLLGDGSELGCRFEYAVQEVPNGLAQAFVIGEEFIGHDKAALILGDNIFYGSGFSKLVASFNDVEGAAIFAYKVADPERYGVVEFDDKFKALSIEEKPVAPKSNYAVPGLYFYDNSVVEIAKNIKPSPRGEFEITDVNRYYLEQGNLHVGVMDRGTAWLDTGTFDSLSDATEFVRVIEKRQDTKIGCIEEVAFHKGFINKEQLAVLAQKYIKSGYGQYLLKLID; this comes from the coding sequence ATGAAAGGAATTATTCTAGCTGGGGGTTCCGGCACCCGTTTATATCCTATTACCAGGGCAATCAGTAAGCAATTAATGCCTATTTATGATAAGCCGATGATTTATTACCCTCTGTCGGTATTAATGTTGGCCGGTATTAATGAGATATTGATTATTACCACGCCTGAAGATAACGCGGGCTTTAAACGTCTGCTGGGTGATGGTTCTGAATTGGGCTGCCGTTTCGAGTACGCCGTTCAGGAAGTACCTAATGGCCTAGCTCAGGCATTTGTAATTGGCGAAGAATTTATTGGTCATGATAAAGCTGCGCTGATATTAGGCGATAACATTTTCTATGGTTCTGGTTTTAGCAAGCTTGTGGCTAGTTTTAACGATGTGGAGGGTGCTGCCATATTTGCTTACAAAGTTGCAGATCCTGAAAGATATGGTGTGGTAGAGTTTGATGACAAATTCAAGGCACTTTCTATCGAAGAAAAACCAGTAGCACCAAAATCTAACTACGCTGTTCCTGGTTTGTATTTTTATGATAACTCTGTAGTAGAGATAGCAAAGAATATCAAACCGTCTCCACGTGGAGAATTTGAAATTACCGATGTAAACAGATATTATCTTGAGCAAGGTAACCTACATGTTGGTGTAATGGATAGGGGCACTGCCTGGTTAGATACCGGTACTTTTGACTCATTAAGCGATGCAACTGAGTTTGTGCGTGTGATTGAGAAAAGACAGGATACTAAAATTGGTTGTATTGAAGAGGTTGCTTTTCATAAGGGCTTTATCAATAAAGAGCAATTGGCTGTTTTGGCCCAGAAATATATTAAAAGCGGTTACGGTCAGTACCTTTTAAAGTTGATCGACTAA
- a CDS encoding CCA tRNA nucleotidyltransferase, translating into MKQHLQHPVFKVIAKTADEMQLQAYAIGGFVRDIFLNRPSKDIDIVVLGNGIQFAEAVGRALKVKVAVFKNFGTAQLKYQDVEVEFVGARKESYRSDSRKPIVEDGTLEEDQQRRDFTINALAIALHGSQYGELIDPFNGMQHLHEGLIKTPLNPVETFSDDPLRMMRAVRFASQLNFKVNQDAVDAIKSNKERIKIVSQERITDELNKIILSPKPSIGFKYLFDTGLLHLIFPQMTALYGVDYIDGKGHKDNFYHTLQVLDNICETTTDLWLRWAAILHDIAKPATKRFEAGHGWTFHGHEDRGARMVPKIFAQLKLPLNDRMKFVQKLVQLHLRPIVLAQDIITDSALRRLLFDAGEDIEALMMLCKADITTKNEYKIARYRNNFELVQQKLKDVEDRDRIRNWQPPVTGTDIMEIFGLKEGREVGIIKSQIREAILEGEIPNTREAAIAFTIRKGEEIGLKVVTEKN; encoded by the coding sequence ATGAAACAACACCTGCAACATCCGGTATTTAAAGTGATTGCAAAAACTGCTGACGAGATGCAGTTGCAGGCTTACGCCATTGGTGGCTTTGTACGCGATATTTTCCTTAACCGTCCCTCAAAAGATATTGATATCGTGGTACTGGGCAACGGCATTCAGTTTGCCGAGGCCGTGGGGCGTGCACTCAAAGTAAAGGTGGCCGTATTCAAAAACTTCGGTACCGCGCAACTGAAATACCAGGATGTAGAGGTGGAGTTTGTAGGCGCCCGCAAAGAGTCATACCGCAGCGATTCACGCAAACCCATCGTAGAAGACGGCACCCTGGAAGAAGATCAACAACGTCGTGATTTTACCATCAACGCACTGGCTATTGCCTTGCACGGCAGCCAATATGGTGAGCTGATTGATCCATTTAACGGAATGCAGCACTTGCACGAGGGTTTGATCAAAACCCCGCTTAATCCGGTCGAAACCTTTTCTGATGATCCACTGCGCATGATGCGGGCCGTACGTTTTGCATCGCAACTCAACTTCAAAGTGAATCAGGATGCTGTGGATGCTATTAAGAGCAATAAAGAGCGCATCAAAATTGTATCGCAAGAGCGCATTACCGATGAGCTGAATAAGATCATCCTCTCGCCAAAACCATCCATTGGTTTTAAATACCTGTTTGATACCGGCTTGCTGCACCTCATCTTCCCGCAGATGACGGCGCTTTATGGCGTTGATTATATTGACGGCAAGGGCCACAAAGATAATTTTTACCACACCCTGCAGGTGTTGGACAACATTTGCGAAACCACAACTGATTTGTGGCTGCGCTGGGCCGCCATACTGCATGATATTGCCAAACCGGCCACCAAACGCTTTGAGGCCGGTCACGGGTGGACCTTTCACGGGCACGAAGATCGCGGAGCACGCATGGTGCCCAAAATCTTTGCGCAATTGAAGCTGCCACTAAATGATCGGATGAAATTCGTTCAGAAACTGGTACAGCTACACCTGCGCCCCATTGTGCTGGCCCAGGATATTATTACAGACTCGGCCCTGCGCCGTTTATTGTTTGATGCCGGCGAGGATATAGAAGCACTGATGATGCTCTGTAAAGCCGACATCACCACCAAAAATGAATACAAAATAGCGCGCTATCGCAACAACTTTGAGCTGGTACAGCAAAAGTTAAAAGACGTGGAAGACCGCGACCGCATACGCAACTGGCAACCGCCCGTTACAGGCACAGATATTATGGAAATATTTGGCTTGAAAGAGGGTCGCGAAGTAGGAATTATTAAAAGCCAGATCCGCGAAGCGATACTGGAAGGCGAGATTCCGAACACGCGCGAGGCCGCCATAGCTTTCACCATTCGCAAGGGCGAAGAAATTGGCTTGAAAGTTGTAACCGAAAAAAACTGA
- a CDS encoding lipopolysaccharide biosynthesis protein has product MIASIKQKIHLFFNEGDERSRKLKRNIVYSGLIKGIAFIISFWLVRITLQYVNATQYGIWATIISIVTWMNNFDIGLGNGLKNKLAQSLALDERQSMVSSVSTTYALMLLVATVAFGVFFIIGSFINWNSLLNLKGAISYNIWPVLLITMGGFCLQFILQPLNNILIATHQTFKFSLLMMLGQALTFVIITVLKQFTTGNLYTLVFVAMGSPVLVYLVAHIYLFSTSLKSLAPSWRFVDKKMAKSLFSVGGSFFLIQVGTLVLYETDALIISNVKGPASVTVFNIAYKYFSILFFSFSVIITPFWSAFTDAFAKRDFAWIRNTMKRMRLLWLAFVAIAAVMLACSSLFFRLWVGAEIRVPLMLSINIALYMLMLLWNDIHTFLLNGTGKLRLQLILCVLAAVANIPLSIWLVGKIGISGTALANFIVLFLANIFFTYQCRLIINEKAKGIWNK; this is encoded by the coding sequence ATGATAGCTTCTATAAAGCAAAAGATACACCTATTTTTTAACGAGGGTGATGAGCGTAGCCGCAAACTCAAACGCAATATCGTCTATTCTGGATTGATAAAGGGGATTGCTTTCATCATCAGTTTCTGGCTGGTACGCATTACGCTTCAGTATGTTAATGCTACGCAATACGGCATCTGGGCAACTATTATTTCTATAGTTACCTGGATGAATAATTTTGATATAGGGTTAGGTAATGGTCTTAAAAATAAACTAGCCCAATCATTGGCGCTTGATGAGCGGCAGAGTATGGTAAGCAGCGTCAGCACCACCTACGCATTGATGTTGTTGGTAGCTACGGTGGCCTTTGGCGTGTTTTTTATAATAGGGTCTTTTATTAACTGGAATAGCTTGCTTAATCTTAAAGGTGCTATTAGTTATAACATCTGGCCGGTATTGTTAATTACCATGGGGGGCTTTTGTTTGCAGTTTATATTGCAACCGCTCAATAATATACTAATAGCTACGCATCAAACTTTTAAGTTCTCATTACTAATGATGCTAGGGCAGGCGCTTACGTTTGTTATTATCACTGTACTTAAGCAGTTTACAACTGGTAACCTGTACACCTTGGTATTCGTGGCGATGGGTTCGCCCGTATTGGTTTATTTGGTGGCGCATATTTACTTGTTTAGCACCAGTTTAAAATCGTTGGCTCCCTCATGGCGGTTTGTAGATAAAAAAATGGCCAAAAGCCTTTTCAGCGTGGGAGGTTCCTTCTTTCTGATTCAGGTGGGTACGCTGGTACTTTATGAAACCGATGCGCTTATTATCTCAAACGTTAAAGGTCCGGCCAGTGTAACAGTATTTAATATTGCCTATAAGTACTTCTCTATATTGTTTTTTTCGTTTTCTGTCATCATTACCCCTTTCTGGAGTGCGTTTACCGATGCCTTTGCCAAGCGCGATTTTGCCTGGATAAGAAATACCATGAAACGTATGCGTCTATTGTGGTTGGCCTTCGTCGCCATTGCCGCCGTCATGCTCGCTTGTTCAAGCCTGTTTTTTCGTTTGTGGGTAGGTGCCGAAATTCGCGTTCCACTAATGCTTTCCATTAATATAGCCCTCTATATGCTGATGTTGCTTTGGAATGATATTCATACCTTTTTATTAAATGGCACCGGCAAGCTGCGTTTACAGCTTATTTTATGTGTTTTGGCTGCGGTGGCAAATATTCCACTATCTATTTGGCTGGTGGGTAAAATAGGTATTAGCGGTACTGCATTGGCCAATTTTATAGTGCTGTTTTTAGCCAATATATTTTTTACTTACCAGTGCCGGCTAATTATTAATGAAAAAGCAAAGGGCATCTGGAATAAATAA
- a CDS encoding WecB/TagA/CpsF family glycosyltransferase, protein MNKHENIELFDYTVFNSSIDKIEIQSKYIINTLNQFSFNMAEKDPAFKKALINSDILLPDGVGIVGAARILKKARIKKIAGSDLHMYLLHRLEEQKGSCFYLGSSDETLRLIKRTIAVEFPHVRVETYSPPFKANFNAEDNQKMIEAVNEFKPDVLFVGMTAPKQEKWVDANKEAIDAKLVCSIGAVFDFYSGTIKRPGKIWIKLGLEWFVRLLTEPAHVWKRYVIYGPIFVYMVFREKFTNSLTKK, encoded by the coding sequence ATGAATAAGCATGAAAACATAGAGCTGTTTGATTATACGGTGTTCAACTCTTCTATTGATAAAATAGAGATACAATCCAAGTATATTATCAATACGCTAAATCAGTTCTCATTTAATATGGCAGAAAAAGATCCTGCCTTTAAAAAAGCGCTGATCAATTCCGATATATTGCTGCCTGACGGGGTTGGTATTGTTGGTGCCGCCCGGATACTAAAAAAAGCCAGGATAAAAAAGATTGCAGGTTCTGACCTGCACATGTATCTGTTGCACCGGCTAGAAGAGCAAAAAGGTAGCTGCTTTTACCTTGGCTCTTCAGATGAAACACTTCGTCTTATAAAAAGAACCATCGCGGTAGAGTTTCCGCATGTAAGGGTAGAAACCTATTCGCCACCATTTAAAGCGAACTTTAATGCCGAGGATAATCAAAAGATGATTGAGGCGGTAAACGAGTTTAAACCAGATGTATTATTCGTTGGGATGACCGCCCCTAAGCAAGAGAAATGGGTGGATGCCAATAAAGAGGCTATTGACGCCAAATTAGTATGCTCTATTGGTGCTGTATTTGATTTCTATTCCGGAACTATTAAGCGCCCTGGTAAAATATGGATTAAATTGGGGCTAGAGTGGTTTGTGCGTTTACTTACAGAGCCCGCCCATGTTTGGAAGCGCTACGTAATATACGGTCCTATATTTGTTTACATGGTTTTCAGAGAGAAATTTACAAACTCTCTTACAAAGAAGTAA